In Chaetodon trifascialis isolate fChaTrf1 chromosome 2, fChaTrf1.hap1, whole genome shotgun sequence, one DNA window encodes the following:
- the slc25a4 gene encoding ADP/ATP translocase 1, which translates to MAEGVISFMKDFLAGGVAAAISKTAVAPIERVKLLLQVQHASKQITAETQYKGIIDCVVRIPKEQGIISFWRGNLANVIRYFPTQALNFAFKDKYKQLFLGGVDQKTQFWRYFAGNLASGGAAGGTSLCFVYPLDFARTRLAADIGKGAAEREFTGLGNCLTKIFKSDGIRGLYLGFSVSVQGIVIYRAAYFGCFDTAKGMLPDPKNTHIVVTWMIAQTVTAISGIISYPFDTVRRRMMMQSGRKGADIMYKGTMDCWRKILKDEGAKAFFKGAWSNVIRGMGGAFVLVLYDEIKKFT; encoded by the exons ATGGCGGAGGGGGTGATTAGTTTCATGAAGGACTTTCTGGCAGGAGGCGTCGCCGCTGCCATCTCCAAAACAGCCGTCGCTCCCATTGAGAGAGTCAAGCTGTTGCTGCAG GTCCAGCATGCCAGCAAACAGATCACCGCAGAGACTCAGTACAAGGGCATCATCGACTGCGTGGTCAGGATCCCAAAGGAACAGGGTATTATCTCCTTCTGGAGAGGTAACCTGGCCAACGTGATCCGTTACTTCCCCACCCAAGCCCTCAACTTCGCCTTCAAAGACAAGTACAAGCAGCTCTTCCTCGGCGGCGTGGATCAGAAAACACAGTTCTGGCGTTACTTCGCGGGTAATCTGGCATCTGGCGGCGCCGCTGGCGGGACTTCGCTCTGCTTCGTCTATCCTCTCGACTTCGCCAGGACAAGACTCGCTGCCGACATCGGTAAGGGCGCAGCTGAGAGAGAGTTCACCGGTCTGGGAAACTGCCTCACCAAGATCTTCAAAAGCGACGGCATCAGGGGACTTTACCTGGGATTCAGCGTGTCGGTGCAGGGTATCGTCATCTACAGAGCGGCATACTTCGGATGCTTCGACACAGCTAAAG GTATGCTGCCAGACCCCAAGAACACGCACATCGTCGTTACCTGGATGATCGCCCAGACTGTGACCGCCATATCCGGTATCATCTCTTACCCCTTCGACACCGTCAGACGTCGTATGATGATGCAGTCTGGACGCAAAGGAG CTGACATCATGTACAAGGGCACAATGGACTGCTGGAGGAAGATCCTCAAGGACGAGGGAGCAAAAGCCTTCTTCAAGGGTGCCTGGTCCAACGTGATCAGAGGCATGGGGGGCGCCTTCGTGTTGGTGCTGTACGACGAGATCAAGAAGTTCACATAA
- the cfap97 gene encoding cilia- and flagella-associated protein 97 isoform X3, which translates to MFNHSDLEGEVDHSFFDSDCNESSIGRDGGKKMEKGLKGERESPPAPERLCAKRTENINIGRSPRTDGNKKDLKPVESNNNSVRRPERGKSGASSMSCAACTSDTVISNSSDGEEDSNLFSKRPNGTLMALLAEAREADDQNVYSQSPDESEEEASASSAKHFGSKGRNKRKKRIRSRHGRSPSPTSTEASVDADSESSCSSTNRRRSLDSPTPLRPSKSSLSPAARRIRGGSAGSEDVPASRTEESDDTVTDVSPLSSADSSPLQSSGLNHREAEEGSLKEQQPQEVEEEEEEEEEGVPSSGLTNTHQAEDSDQDVDECSLSSDSQLGGKLVFRCPGGRNRKNYSFTNDQVRSIDRENQRLLQELSRLSPGPRPGSTAGKKTRAASNSPLVRLSHSALNRQREQQRIERENLAFLKRLESVRPTPGLKRADQLADYQRQVGYLGAPLYPVCVSTVKKGRSASKTPSGGSAHHSSRAVSSTDSSSTPVPRSKKPSAARPAWC; encoded by the exons ATGTTCAATCACAGCGATCTAGAAGGTGAAGTGGATCACTCGTTTTTCGACAGTGACTGCAATGAGAGCAGCATcggcagagatggagggaaaaagatggagaaaggcttgaagggggaaagagagagccCCCCAGCACCTGAGAGGCTGTGTGCAAAACGGACTGAAAATATAAACATTGGTCGGTCCCCAAGGACTGATGGGAACAAAAAAGACCTGAAGCCAGTggagagcaacaacaacagcgtCCGTCggccagagagagggaagagcgGGGCATCCAGCATGTCATGTGCTGCCTGCACTTCAGATACAGTCATTAGTAACAGTAGCGATGGTGAGGAAGATTCTAATTTGTTCTCTAAAAGGCCCAATGGAACATTAATGGCTTTGCTGGCTGAGGCCAGAGAGGCAGATGATCAGAATGTGTACAGTCAGAGTCCAGATGAGTCTGAGGAAGAAGCATCGGCGTCCAGTGCCAAACACTTTGGCTCAAAGGGGAGAAATAAACGTAAAAAACGGATACGAAGTCGGCACGGCCGAAGTCCGTCCCCCACCTCAACTGAAGCCAGCGTGGACGCAGACTCAGagagctcctgcagcagcaccaacagGAGAAGGAGTTTAGACTCCCCCACCCCTCTCAGGCCCAGCAAGTCTTCTTTATCCCCTGCAGCGAGAAGGATCCGAGGGGGCTCAGCAGGATCTGAGGATGTGCCTGCCAGCCGTACAGAGGAGTCCGACGATACGGTGACAGATGTGAgccccctctcctctgctgactcCAGCCCTCTCCAGTCATCAGGCCTGAaccacagagaggctgaagagGGGAGCCTGAAAGAGCAGCAGccgcaggaggtggaggaggaggaggaggaggaggaggagggtgtgcCCTCCAGTGGCCTGACCAACACACATCAAGCTGAGGACTCAGATCAGGATGTGGATGAGT GCTCTCTCAGCTCAGACAGTCAGCTGGGGGGTAAACTGGTCTTCCGCTGCCCCGGAGGGAGAAACAGGAAGAACTACTCATTCACCAACGATCAGGTCCGATCCATAGACCGCGAGAACCAGCGACTCCTTCAGGAGCTTTCACGCCTTTCTCCAGGGCCCAGACCAGGAAGCACAGCGGGGAAGAAGACGCGTGCAGCCAGTAACTCACCTCTCGTTCGCCTCTCTCACAGCGCCCTCAACAGGCAGCGGGAACAGCAGCGCATTGAGAGGGAGAACCTG GCTTTCCTGAAGAGGTTGGAGTCGGTCAGGCCAACGCCTGGCTTGAAGCGTGCAGACCAGCTGGCAGACTACCAGCGACAAGTCGGGTACCTGGGAGCTCCTTTGTACCCCGTCTGTGTGTCTACTGTGAAGAAAGGCAGGTCTGCCAGTAAGACGCCGTCAGGTGG CTCTGCCCACCACAGCTCCAGAGCAGTTTCCTCCACCGACTCCAGCAGCACACCTGTACCCAGGTCCAAAAAACCGAGCGCAGCCCGGCCGGCCTGGTGCTGA
- the cfap97 gene encoding cilia- and flagella-associated protein 97 isoform X2, translating to MFNHSDLEGEVDHSFFDSDCNESSIGRDGGKKMEKGLKGERESPPAPERLCAKRTENINIGRSPRTDGNKKDLKPVESNNNSVRRPERGKSGASSMSCAACTSDTVISNSSDGEEDSNLFSKRPNGTLMALLAEAREADDQNVYSQSPDESEEEASASSAKHFGSKGRNKRKKRIRSRHGRSPSPTSTEASVDADSESSCSSTNRRRSLDSPTPLRPSKSSLSPAARRIRGGSAGSEDVPASRTEESDDTVTDVSPLSSADSSPLQSSGLNHREAEEGSLKEQQPQEVEEEEEEEEEGVPSSGLTNTHQAEDSDQDVDECSLSSDSQLGGKLVFRCPGGRNRKNYSFTNDQVRSIDRENQRLLQELSRLSPGPRPGSTAGKKTRAASNSPLVRLSHSALNRQREQQRIERENLAFLKRLESVRPTPGLKRADQLADYQRQVGYLGAPLYPVCVSTVKKGRSASKTPSGPRSVSSAHHSSRAVSSTDSSSTPVPRSKKPSAARPAWC from the exons ATGTTCAATCACAGCGATCTAGAAGGTGAAGTGGATCACTCGTTTTTCGACAGTGACTGCAATGAGAGCAGCATcggcagagatggagggaaaaagatggagaaaggcttgaagggggaaagagagagccCCCCAGCACCTGAGAGGCTGTGTGCAAAACGGACTGAAAATATAAACATTGGTCGGTCCCCAAGGACTGATGGGAACAAAAAAGACCTGAAGCCAGTggagagcaacaacaacagcgtCCGTCggccagagagagggaagagcgGGGCATCCAGCATGTCATGTGCTGCCTGCACTTCAGATACAGTCATTAGTAACAGTAGCGATGGTGAGGAAGATTCTAATTTGTTCTCTAAAAGGCCCAATGGAACATTAATGGCTTTGCTGGCTGAGGCCAGAGAGGCAGATGATCAGAATGTGTACAGTCAGAGTCCAGATGAGTCTGAGGAAGAAGCATCGGCGTCCAGTGCCAAACACTTTGGCTCAAAGGGGAGAAATAAACGTAAAAAACGGATACGAAGTCGGCACGGCCGAAGTCCGTCCCCCACCTCAACTGAAGCCAGCGTGGACGCAGACTCAGagagctcctgcagcagcaccaacagGAGAAGGAGTTTAGACTCCCCCACCCCTCTCAGGCCCAGCAAGTCTTCTTTATCCCCTGCAGCGAGAAGGATCCGAGGGGGCTCAGCAGGATCTGAGGATGTGCCTGCCAGCCGTACAGAGGAGTCCGACGATACGGTGACAGATGTGAgccccctctcctctgctgactcCAGCCCTCTCCAGTCATCAGGCCTGAaccacagagaggctgaagagGGGAGCCTGAAAGAGCAGCAGccgcaggaggtggaggaggaggaggaggaggaggaggagggtgtgcCCTCCAGTGGCCTGACCAACACACATCAAGCTGAGGACTCAGATCAGGATGTGGATGAGT GCTCTCTCAGCTCAGACAGTCAGCTGGGGGGTAAACTGGTCTTCCGCTGCCCCGGAGGGAGAAACAGGAAGAACTACTCATTCACCAACGATCAGGTCCGATCCATAGACCGCGAGAACCAGCGACTCCTTCAGGAGCTTTCACGCCTTTCTCCAGGGCCCAGACCAGGAAGCACAGCGGGGAAGAAGACGCGTGCAGCCAGTAACTCACCTCTCGTTCGCCTCTCTCACAGCGCCCTCAACAGGCAGCGGGAACAGCAGCGCATTGAGAGGGAGAACCTG GCTTTCCTGAAGAGGTTGGAGTCGGTCAGGCCAACGCCTGGCTTGAAGCGTGCAGACCAGCTGGCAGACTACCAGCGACAAGTCGGGTACCTGGGAGCTCCTTTGTACCCCGTCTGTGTGTCTACTGTGAAGAAAGGCAGGTCTGCCAGTAAGACGCCGTCAG GTCCCAGGTCAGTCAGCTCTGCCCACCACAGCTCCAGAGCAGTTTCCTCCACCGACTCCAGCAGCACACCTGTACCCAGGTCCAAAAAACCGAGCGCAGCCCGGCCGGCCTGGTGCTGA
- the ufsp2 gene encoding ufm1-specific protease 2, whose translation MVVADSQSSDTGTVLRLRGPLDFKCLLDSTDALLVHRLISSTFETLRSQVKSESCVLMVCDSPVIIWPNGGVHVTPEEISPDTKCEDIHQWIQTDEQESVGKRSAKKKGRKSAAASVINLRLMMETTTTGPASAPILCRTVQKSHFLSTALPVDCVVRVTCNDTIKDAFERLLEALTHQLHEMEKVTLQHMKGTTLLLPEPFHFLLPEPAGLVTVVYPAGVPDSQLEAQRQELHQRFELPHDWPCFKRANAYHFPNEPYKDGYLRNPHLVLTHPTLDNGKAYLVRGIYSYHHYMQDHVDDNGWGCAYRSLQTICSWFQQQGFTERPVPTHKEIQQALVDVGDKQVSFVGSRQWIGSIEVQAVLNQLLEVTSKIMFVSQGSELASKGRELANHFLTEGTPIMIGGGVLAHTILGVSWSETSGQIRYLILDPHYTGAEDLRVITDKGWCGWKGPDFWDQTAYYNLCLPQRPKTI comes from the exons ATG GTTGTTGCAGACTCTCAGTCCTCCGACACAGGGACTGTCCTTCGTCTTAGAGGACCGCTGGACTTCAAATGTCTACTGGACAGCACGGATG CGCTGCTCGTGCACAGACTCATCTCCAGCACATTTGAGACGCTTCGCTCTCAGGTGAAATCTGAATCGTGTGTCCTGATGGTCTGTGACAGTCCTGTTATCATCTGGCCAAACGGAGGCGTCCATGTGACGCCTGAAGAAATATCTCCGGACACAAAGTGTGAAGATATACATCAGTGGATTCA gaCAGATGAACAAGAGAGTGTCGGCAAGAGGTCAGCAAagaagaaaggcagaaagagCGCAGCAGCG AGCGTCATTAACCTTCGACTGATGATGGAGACGACAACGACCGGCCCCGCCTCGGCCCCGATCCTCTGCAGAACGGTGCAGAAGTCCCACTTCCTGTCCACAGCTCTTCCTGTGGACTGTGTCGTCCGTGTCACCTGCAATGACACGATCAAAGA TGCCTTTGAGCGCCTGTTGGAGGCGCTGACTCACCAGCTGCATGAGATGGAGAAAGTGACCCTGCAGCACATGAAGGGCACCACGCTGCTGCTACCTGAACCgttccacttcctcctcccagAGCCGGCAGGGCTGGTGACTGTGGTTTACCCAGCCGGGGTGCCCGACAGCCAGCTGGAGGCTCAGCGTCAG GAACTGCATCAGCGGTTTGAGCTGCCACACGATTGGCCCTGTTTTAAAAGAGCTAACGCTTACCACTTTCCCAATGAGCCCTACAAAGACGGCTACCTCCGGAACCCTCACCTGGTCCTCACACACCCCACCCTGGACAACGGAAAG GCGTATCTGGTCCGGGGGATCTACAGCTATCACCATTACATGCAGGACCACGTGGATGACAACGGCTGGGGCTGTGCTTATCGCTCCCTGCAGACCATCTGCTCCTGGTTCCAGCAGCAAGGCTTCACAGAGCGGCCGGTGCCCACCCACAAGGAGATCCAGCAG GCTTTGGTGGACGTTGGAGACAAACAGGTGTCCTTTGTGGGGTCGCGGCAGTGGATCGGATCCATCGAGGTTCAGGCTGTTCTGAACCAGCTGCTCGAGGTCACTTCCAAGATCATGTTTGTGAG TCAAGGTTCAGAGTTGGCGTCCAAAGGCAGAGAACTGGCCAACCACTTCCTGACTGAAGGGACTCCCATCATGATCG GGGGCGGAGTCTTAGCTCACACTATCCTCGGCGTGTCGTGGAGCGAGACCAGCGGGCAGATCCGTTACCTCATCCTCGATCCACATTACACCGGAGCGGAGGACTTACGGGTCATCACAGACAAG GGCTGGTGTGGCTGGAAAGGACCGGACTTTTGGGATCAAACTGCGTATTATAATCTGTGTCTGCCTCAGAGGCCGAAGACCATCTGA
- the cfap97 gene encoding cilia- and flagella-associated protein 97 isoform X1, with protein MFNHSDLEGEVDHSFFDSDCNESSIGRDGGKKMEKGLKGERESPPAPERLCAKRTENINIGRSPRTDGNKKDLKPVESNNNSVRRPERGKSGASSMSCAACTSDTVISNSSDGEEDSNLFSKRPNGTLMALLAEAREADDQNVYSQSPDESEEEASASSAKHFGSKGRNKRKKRIRSRHGRSPSPTSTEASVDADSESSCSSTNRRRSLDSPTPLRPSKSSLSPAARRIRGGSAGSEDVPASRTEESDDTVTDVSPLSSADSSPLQSSGLNHREAEEGSLKEQQPQEVEEEEEEEEEGVPSSGLTNTHQAEDSDQDVDECSLSSDSQLGGKLVFRCPGGRNRKNYSFTNDQVRSIDRENQRLLQELSRLSPGPRPGSTAGKKTRAASNSPLVRLSHSALNRQREQQRIERENLAFLKRLESVRPTPGLKRADQLADYQRQVGYLGAPLYPVCVSTVKKGRSASKTPSAGPRSVSSAHHSSRAVSSTDSSSTPVPRSKKPSAARPAWC; from the exons ATGTTCAATCACAGCGATCTAGAAGGTGAAGTGGATCACTCGTTTTTCGACAGTGACTGCAATGAGAGCAGCATcggcagagatggagggaaaaagatggagaaaggcttgaagggggaaagagagagccCCCCAGCACCTGAGAGGCTGTGTGCAAAACGGACTGAAAATATAAACATTGGTCGGTCCCCAAGGACTGATGGGAACAAAAAAGACCTGAAGCCAGTggagagcaacaacaacagcgtCCGTCggccagagagagggaagagcgGGGCATCCAGCATGTCATGTGCTGCCTGCACTTCAGATACAGTCATTAGTAACAGTAGCGATGGTGAGGAAGATTCTAATTTGTTCTCTAAAAGGCCCAATGGAACATTAATGGCTTTGCTGGCTGAGGCCAGAGAGGCAGATGATCAGAATGTGTACAGTCAGAGTCCAGATGAGTCTGAGGAAGAAGCATCGGCGTCCAGTGCCAAACACTTTGGCTCAAAGGGGAGAAATAAACGTAAAAAACGGATACGAAGTCGGCACGGCCGAAGTCCGTCCCCCACCTCAACTGAAGCCAGCGTGGACGCAGACTCAGagagctcctgcagcagcaccaacagGAGAAGGAGTTTAGACTCCCCCACCCCTCTCAGGCCCAGCAAGTCTTCTTTATCCCCTGCAGCGAGAAGGATCCGAGGGGGCTCAGCAGGATCTGAGGATGTGCCTGCCAGCCGTACAGAGGAGTCCGACGATACGGTGACAGATGTGAgccccctctcctctgctgactcCAGCCCTCTCCAGTCATCAGGCCTGAaccacagagaggctgaagagGGGAGCCTGAAAGAGCAGCAGccgcaggaggtggaggaggaggaggaggaggaggaggagggtgtgcCCTCCAGTGGCCTGACCAACACACATCAAGCTGAGGACTCAGATCAGGATGTGGATGAGT GCTCTCTCAGCTCAGACAGTCAGCTGGGGGGTAAACTGGTCTTCCGCTGCCCCGGAGGGAGAAACAGGAAGAACTACTCATTCACCAACGATCAGGTCCGATCCATAGACCGCGAGAACCAGCGACTCCTTCAGGAGCTTTCACGCCTTTCTCCAGGGCCCAGACCAGGAAGCACAGCGGGGAAGAAGACGCGTGCAGCCAGTAACTCACCTCTCGTTCGCCTCTCTCACAGCGCCCTCAACAGGCAGCGGGAACAGCAGCGCATTGAGAGGGAGAACCTG GCTTTCCTGAAGAGGTTGGAGTCGGTCAGGCCAACGCCTGGCTTGAAGCGTGCAGACCAGCTGGCAGACTACCAGCGACAAGTCGGGTACCTGGGAGCTCCTTTGTACCCCGTCTGTGTGTCTACTGTGAAGAAAGGCAGGTCTGCCAGTAAGACGCCGTCAG CAGGTCCCAGGTCAGTCAGCTCTGCCCACCACAGCTCCAGAGCAGTTTCCTCCACCGACTCCAGCAGCACACCTGTACCCAGGTCCAAAAAACCGAGCGCAGCCCGGCCGGCCTGGTGCTGA